The proteins below come from a single Bubalus kerabau isolate K-KA32 ecotype Philippines breed swamp buffalo chromosome 19, PCC_UOA_SB_1v2, whole genome shotgun sequence genomic window:
- the LOC129634481 gene encoding spindle and kinetochore-associated protein 2-like, translating to MEVEVGELELMFQKADSDLDYIQYRLEYEIKTNYPDSAGKKNPVTLLKELSTIKSRYQTLHVCFKPIAVEKKETKSRICATFNKTMTLIQELQKETDLELLPLTEEEKTAAEQLRAHMSNLRGRNGLAKRNSNGKEINPRNLGRCLVNIDDYWSGDDKGDLAWVAG from the coding sequence ATGGAGGTGGAGGTCGGTGAGCTGGAACTTATGTTCCAGAAAGCTGACTCTGATCTGGACTACATTCAGTACAGGCTGGAATATGAAATCAAGACTAATTATCCTGATTCAGCAGGCAAGAAAAATCCAGTTACACTTTTAAAGGAATTGTCAACAATAAAGTCTCGATATCAGACTTTGCATGTTTGTTTTAAACCAATTGCTGTGGAGAAGAAAGAGACTAAAAGCCGCATTTGTGCTACTTTCAATAAGACTATGACCTTGATACAAGAACTGCAGAAGGAAACAGACCTGGAGCTGTTACCGCTGACTGAAGAAGAGAAAACTGCGGCAGAGCAATTAAGGGCTCACATGTCAAACttacgaggaagaaatggacttGCAAAAAGGAACTCTAATGGGAAAGAAATCAATCCCAGAAATTTAGGAAGATGTCTTGTTAACATTGATGACTATTGGTCGGGAGATGACAAAGGAGATTTGGCTTGGGTGGCTGGATAG
- the SELENOS gene encoding selenoprotein S isoform X2 — MERDGDQLSARPTLETEGLRFLHVTVGSLLATYGWYIVFSCILLYVVFQKLSTRLRALRQRHLDQAAAALEPDIVVKRQEALAAARLKMQEELNAQVEKHKEKLRQLEEEKRRQKIEMWDSMQEGKSYKGNTRKPQEEDSPGPSTSSVIPKRKSDRKPLRGGGYNPLSGEGGGTCSWRPGRRGPSSGG; from the exons ATGGAGCGGGACGGGGATCAGCTGTCCGCGCGGCCCACCCTCGAGACCGAGGGGCTGCGTTTCCTTCACGTCACGG tggGCTCCCTTTTGGCCACTTACGGCTGGTACATCGTTTTCAGCTGCATCCTTCTCTACGTGGTGTTTCAGAAGCTTTCCACCCGGTTGAGGGCCTTGAGGCAGAGGCACTTAGATCAAGCTGCCGCTGCTCTGG aaCCTGATATTGTTGTTAAACGACAGGAGGCTTTAGCAGCTGCTCGTTTGAAAATGCAAGAAGAATTAAATGCACAAGTTGAAAagcataaagagaaattaagacag cttgaagaagaaaaaaggagacaGAAGATTGAAATGTGGGATAGCATGCAAGAAGGAAAAAGTTATAAAGGAAATACAAGAAAGCCTCAG GAAGAAGACAGTCCTGGGCCTTCTACTTCATCAGTCATCCCAAAACGAAAATCTGACAGAAAGCCTTTGCGAGGAGGAG GTTACAATCCTTTGTCTGGTGAAGGTGGTGGAACCTGTTCCTGGAGACCTGGACGCAGAGGACCCTCatctggtggatga
- the SELENOS gene encoding selenoprotein S isoform X1, translating to MERDGDQLSARPTLETEGLRFLHVTVGSLLATYGWYIVFSCILLYVVFQKLSTRLRALRQRHLDQAAAALEPDIVVKRQEALAAARLKMQEELNAQVEKHKEKLRQLEEEKRRQKIEMWDSMQEGKSYKGNTRKPQQEEDSPGPSTSSVIPKRKSDRKPLRGGGYNPLSGEGGGTCSWRPGRRGPSSGG from the exons ATGGAGCGGGACGGGGATCAGCTGTCCGCGCGGCCCACCCTCGAGACCGAGGGGCTGCGTTTCCTTCACGTCACGG tggGCTCCCTTTTGGCCACTTACGGCTGGTACATCGTTTTCAGCTGCATCCTTCTCTACGTGGTGTTTCAGAAGCTTTCCACCCGGTTGAGGGCCTTGAGGCAGAGGCACTTAGATCAAGCTGCCGCTGCTCTGG aaCCTGATATTGTTGTTAAACGACAGGAGGCTTTAGCAGCTGCTCGTTTGAAAATGCAAGAAGAATTAAATGCACAAGTTGAAAagcataaagagaaattaagacag cttgaagaagaaaaaaggagacaGAAGATTGAAATGTGGGATAGCATGCAAGAAGGAAAAAGTTATAAAGGAAATACAAGAAAGCCTCAG CAGGAAGAAGACAGTCCTGGGCCTTCTACTTCATCAGTCATCCCAAAACGAAAATCTGACAGAAAGCCTTTGCGAGGAGGAG GTTACAATCCTTTGTCTGGTGAAGGTGGTGGAACCTGTTCCTGGAGACCTGGACGCAGAGGACCCTCatctggtggatga